The Panthera uncia isolate 11264 chromosome C2, Puncia_PCG_1.0, whole genome shotgun sequence genome contains a region encoding:
- the LOC125921187 gene encoding uncharacterized protein LOC125921187: MGQSQSTPVSLLVANFRDVRTRGQNLSLDIRRGKLITLCRSEWPTFGVGWPTEGTFCLPIIAKVKSKIFLPGREGHPDQIPYILVWRNLVENPPPLLAPFLSSGTCKVLAMWPADPLKSRTPAAPLYPILPDSQDLLPLDPPPYHPPPLVPQALPAAAAPPVAPLVAPPQGNQEDGKRQLRRNQEDRRQQPCWAPLKTKPTARGQPAEPAGAPSPTWDDCQQLLRILFTTEERERIQLEARKLVPGDDGRPTSNPDLINAAFPLTRPPQDEWDYNTAEGRGRLLIYRQTLMVGLRAAARKPTNLAKVYSVVQGKAESPAAYLERLMEAFRQFTPMDPEVPENQAAVVMSFVNQAAPDIKKKLQRLEDLEGKQIQDLLRIAQRVYNNRDAPEERQIKATEKMTKVLAAIVQKEQPPPEGIQTTCPPRWHLKINAPIVKRKAIGYENAPRRNNPAPARTMAA; encoded by the exons ATGGGCCAATCTCAAAGCACTCCCGTTTCTCTCCTCGTTGCTAACTTCAGGGATGTTAGAACCAGAGGACAGAATTTGAGTTTAGACATCCGGCGGGGAAAATTAATAACCCTCTGCCGCTCCGAATGGCCAACCTTCGGCGTTGGATGGCCAACCGAAGGAACTTTCTGCCTCCCTATAATTGCTAAGgtgaaatcaaagatttttctACCGGGTCGCGAGGGACACCCGGATCAGATTCCCTACATTCTTGTATGGCGGAACTTAGTGGAAAATCCACCTCCTTTGTTGGCCCCCTTCCTATCCTCGGGAACGTGTAAGGTCCTTGCCATGTGGCCTGCAGATCCCCTAAAATCAAGGACGCCAGCCGCGCCCTTGTATCCCATATTGCCCGATAGTCAGGACCTACTACCCCTAGACCCTCCACCctatcatccccctcccctcgTACCCCAGGCTCTGCCCGCAGCAGCCGCCCCACCAGTCGCCCCGCTAGTTGCCCCCCCCCAGGGGAACCAGGAGGACGGGAAGCGGCAGCTGCGCCGGAACCAGGAGGACAGGAGGCAGCAGCCTTGCTGGGCCCCATTGAAAACGAAACCAACCGCGAGGGGCCAGCCGGCCGAACCCGCGGGCGCACCCAGC CCCACCTGGGACGACTGTCAGCAGCTCCTCCGCATCCTGTTCACTACAGAGGAGCGAGAGAGGATCCAATTAGAAGCAAGAAAGCTGGTTCCCGGAGACGACGGTCGGCCGACATCTAACCCTGACCTCATTAATGCGGCTTTCCCTCTAACCAGACCTCCACAGGACGAATGGGACTACAACACGGCAGAAGGTAGGGGAAGGCTACTCATTTATCGCCAGACTCTGATGGTGGGTCTCCGGGCTGCAGCTCGCAAGCCCACCAATTTGGCTAAGGTATATTCGGTTgtacagggaaaggcagagagtccAGCTGCTTACTTAGAGAGATTAATGGAAGCCTTTAGGCAGtttacccccatggatccagaagtCCCTGAGAACCAGGCTGCTGTCGTTATGTCCTTTGTAAATCAAGCAGCTcctgacattaagaaaaaactcCAAAGGCTAGAGGATTTAGAAGGTAAACAGATCCAGGATCTGCTCCGTATAGCACAACGGGTCTACAACAACAGGGATgccccagaagagagacagatcaaggccacagagaaaatgactaaAGTCCTGGCCGCTATAGTCCAGAAAGAACAGCCACCCCCAGAAGGCATTCAAACAACATGCCCTCCCAGGTGGCACTTAAAGATCAATGCGCCTATTGTAAAGAGAAAGGCCATTGGATATGAGAATGCCCCAAGAAGAAACAACCCCGCCCCAGCAAGGACAATGGCAGCCTAA